One Bradyrhizobium sp. ISRA464 genomic window carries:
- a CDS encoding efflux RND transporter permease subunit: MAIVRFALKYRHTFYVMALAMLVLGVSAILSAPKDIFPRIDVPVITLIWQYTGLTPEEMEQRVTTYSEYSISSSVNNVRNIESQTLSGISVEKIYFQPNVNVDLAMSQIVAASNSIRNLMPQGIQPPIVVQYNASSVPVLQLSLSSDRLNEQQLYDYGIYRIRQALAPIQGITLPTPYGGKYRQIMVDIDPEALRAKGVTPTDVVNAVNAQSLTLPSGDAKIGHKQYIVGINAQPSTVEALNSVPIRQVGNTTVALKDVAHVRDGWAVQQNVVRAEGRRSILLTIIKNGDASTLDVVNRVKAALPEIQKAAPPGMEIRPLFDQSAFVSEAIDGVVREGLIATALTALMILLFLESWRSMLIVTVSIPLSILTSLAVLAVMGQTINTMTLGGLALAIGILVDDSTVAIENTHRLFERRMDFDQAVLEGSAGIALPTLVSTLAICSVFVSLFFLQGPARFLFTPLALAVSFAMLASYLIARTLTPIIISFLLRGEHAGDSSHSAPARLLAWFHGNFTRAFEHFREFYDWLLARLLAGRVLVPVIAVAIIGGAIGLAPFVGLDFFPPVDAGLIQLHVRAPARTRIEDTERTFQAVENKIREHIRPQDLGLVLDNIGLPQRLYNLAFTDGSTIGVNDGQILISLNKGHRPTTDYVRSLREDLRQAFPDVLFYFQPADMVTQILNFGIPSQIDVEVQGQDRAGNRELAKTLKQRLSALPGLVDVHIQQELDAPELHYDIDRYRAQELGLTVNSVANDINISLSSSEQVSPNFWTDPKAGIPYYLAVQTPQYRIGSVDDIKNTPITSQAATQAPVPNVLGNIASMKRQSVQSVFNHSNVQPVYDVYGSVQDSDLGTTAKKIQAIVSDLQGKLKPGNRIAVRGQIESMNSAFKDLLTGLLFAVLFVYLLMVVNFQSFVDPLAVLLALPGAGCGIVLMLFATETPLSVPSLMGAIMAMGVASANSVLLVAFARERRQAGVAAAEAAHEAGKTRLRPVLMTAAAMVVGMVPMALGSAGNEQNAVLARAVIGGVLVGTVTTLLIVPYLYSLLGRYEHVQAIHQRGRNAGEEQQ; encoded by the coding sequence ATGGCGATCGTACGCTTTGCTCTGAAATATCGACATACGTTCTATGTCATGGCGCTGGCCATGCTGGTGCTCGGCGTGAGCGCGATCCTGAGCGCGCCCAAGGATATTTTTCCGCGCATCGATGTCCCCGTCATCACGCTGATCTGGCAGTACACCGGCCTCACGCCGGAAGAGATGGAGCAGCGGGTCACAACGTATAGCGAATATTCAATCAGCTCGAGCGTCAATAACGTACGCAACATCGAGTCGCAGACGCTGTCCGGCATCAGCGTCGAAAAGATCTACTTTCAGCCCAATGTCAACGTCGACCTCGCGATGAGCCAGATCGTCGCGGCGAGCAACTCGATCCGCAACCTCATGCCACAAGGCATTCAGCCGCCGATCGTGGTGCAGTACAATGCGTCCAGCGTGCCGGTGCTGCAACTGAGCTTGAGCTCAGATCGTCTCAACGAGCAGCAACTCTATGACTACGGCATCTATCGCATCCGGCAGGCTCTTGCGCCGATCCAGGGCATCACGCTGCCCACGCCGTATGGCGGCAAGTATCGTCAGATCATGGTTGATATAGACCCGGAGGCCCTGCGCGCCAAAGGTGTGACGCCGACTGACGTGGTCAATGCCGTCAATGCGCAAAGCCTGACGCTGCCTTCGGGCGACGCCAAAATTGGGCACAAGCAGTATATCGTCGGCATCAACGCGCAGCCGTCGACCGTCGAAGCGCTGAACAGCGTGCCGATTCGTCAGGTCGGCAACACGACGGTGGCGCTCAAGGATGTCGCCCATGTCCGTGACGGCTGGGCGGTGCAGCAGAACGTCGTGCGCGCCGAGGGCCGCCGCTCGATCCTGCTTACGATCATCAAGAACGGCGACGCCTCTACCCTCGACGTCGTGAACCGCGTCAAGGCGGCACTTCCGGAGATTCAGAAAGCAGCCCCGCCTGGGATGGAGATTCGGCCGTTGTTCGATCAGTCCGCATTTGTATCAGAGGCCATCGACGGTGTGGTTCGCGAGGGCCTGATCGCGACAGCGCTGACGGCGCTGATGATCTTGCTCTTTCTGGAATCGTGGCGCTCGATGCTGATCGTCACGGTCTCGATTCCGCTGTCGATCCTCACCTCGCTTGCCGTGCTTGCAGTCATGGGCCAGACCATCAATACCATGACGCTCGGCGGCCTTGCGCTCGCCATCGGCATTCTCGTCGATGATTCCACGGTGGCGATCGAGAATACGCATCGGCTGTTCGAGCGCCGCATGGATTTCGATCAGGCCGTGCTTGAGGGCTCTGCCGGCATCGCCCTTCCAACCCTCGTCTCGACGCTTGCCATCTGCTCGGTATTCGTGTCGCTGTTCTTCCTGCAGGGGCCTGCGCGATTTCTGTTCACGCCGCTGGCGCTTGCCGTGTCATTTGCGATGCTTGCGTCCTACCTGATAGCACGCACGCTCACGCCGATCATCATCAGCTTCCTGCTGCGAGGCGAACACGCCGGGGATTCCAGCCATTCAGCCCCTGCGAGATTGCTGGCGTGGTTTCACGGAAATTTCACGCGCGCTTTCGAACATTTCCGTGAGTTCTATGACTGGCTGCTCGCCAGGCTCCTGGCCGGCCGGGTCCTGGTCCCGGTCATCGCCGTCGCCATCATCGGCGGAGCGATCGGGCTCGCCCCATTCGTCGGTCTCGATTTCTTCCCACCCGTCGATGCTGGATTGATCCAGCTGCACGTTCGCGCGCCTGCGCGAACGCGCATCGAGGATACCGAGCGGACGTTCCAGGCCGTCGAGAACAAGATCCGCGAGCACATCAGGCCGCAGGATCTCGGCCTCGTTCTCGATAATATCGGATTGCCGCAGCGACTTTATAACCTGGCCTTCACCGATGGTTCAACTATCGGGGTGAATGATGGCCAGATCCTGATCTCGCTCAATAAAGGCCACCGCCCCACCACCGACTATGTCAGAAGCCTGCGCGAGGACCTGCGCCAAGCTTTCCCTGACGTCCTCTTCTATTTTCAACCGGCCGACATGGTCACCCAGATCCTCAATTTCGGCATCCCTTCGCAGATCGACGTCGAAGTGCAGGGTCAGGACCGTGCCGGCAACCGCGAGCTTGCCAAGACGCTGAAGCAGCGCTTGAGCGCGCTGCCGGGTCTTGTGGACGTCCACATCCAGCAGGAACTCGATGCGCCCGAGCTGCATTATGACATCGACCGCTACCGCGCGCAGGAGCTGGGGCTCACTGTCAACAGCGTCGCCAACGATATCAATATCAGCCTGAGCTCGTCGGAACAGGTTTCGCCGAACTTCTGGACCGATCCCAAGGCCGGAATTCCTTACTATCTGGCGGTTCAGACACCGCAATACCGGATCGGTAGCGTCGACGACATCAAGAATACGCCGATCACAAGCCAAGCCGCCACGCAGGCACCGGTCCCCAACGTGCTCGGAAACATCGCAAGCATGAAGCGGCAGTCGGTGCAGTCCGTCTTCAATCACTCGAACGTTCAACCGGTCTACGACGTCTATGGCAGCGTGCAGGACTCCGATCTCGGCACAACGGCGAAGAAGATCCAGGCAATCGTGAGCGATCTGCAAGGCAAGCTCAAGCCGGGTAATCGCATCGCCGTGCGCGGACAAATCGAAAGCATGAACTCGGCGTTCAAGGATCTTTTGACCGGACTTCTGTTCGCTGTCCTCTTCGTCTACCTGTTGATGGTCGTGAACTTCCAGAGCTTTGTCGATCCGCTCGCTGTGCTCCTGGCGCTGCCCGGCGCGGGCTGCGGCATCGTGCTCATGCTGTTTGCGACCGAAACGCCGTTGAGTGTGCCTTCGCTGATGGGCGCGATCATGGCGATGGGCGTGGCCTCGGCAAACTCCGTTCTCCTCGTCGCGTTCGCACGAGAGCGACGCCAGGCGGGCGTCGCGGCGGCAGAGGCGGCGCACGAAGCAGGCAAGACCAGACTACGTCCCGTGTTGATGACGGCTGCCGCCATGGTGGTTGGCATGGTCCCGATGGCGCTGGGGAGCGCGGGCAACGAGCAAAACGCCGTGCTCGCGCGCGCGGTCATTGGAGGAGTCCTGGTGGGCACCGTCACGACGCTATTGATCGTACCCTATCTCTACTCGCTGCTGGGGCGCTATGAGCACGTGCAGGCGATACATCAGCGCGGGCGGAATGCAGGCGAGGAGCAGCAATGA
- a CDS encoding NAD(P)/FAD-dependent oxidoreductase → MLDKTDDISVSADNWLVQFEDALASPDDVLLKPLFHPDSYWRDVLALSWNIQTVNRAFAILEELPAHARRSAPYNFRIDAGRAAPRRVMRAGTQAIEAIFKFETSVGRGHGIVRLVPDAADDNRLKAWTLLTALEEFKGFEEQQGHTRPRGQAYSRDFRGPNWLDQRKTSAEYADRDPDVLVVGGGQAGLAIAARLKQLGVDTLIVDREARIGDNWRKRYHALTLHNQVQVNHLPYMPFPPNWPVYIPKDKLANWFEAYVDAMELNFWTGTEFAGGSYDDAKGRWNIELRRTDGTTRRMQPRHVVMATGVSGIPNLPEIPALKNFAGKVMHSSRYEDGEDWHGKHALVIGTGNSGHDIAQDLHSSGAEVTLVQRSSTLITNIEPSAQLAYAAYNEGTLEDNDLIATSMPLVLARRSHVLMTERSKELDKPLLDRLARVGFKLDFGDGGTGWQFKYLTRGGGYYFNVGCSDLVASGAIRLKQFTDIETFVPEGARLKSGETVAADLIVLATGYRPQEELVKKLFGEAMAAKVGPIWGFGDGQELRNMYTRTPQPGLWFIAGSLAQCRINSQYLALQIKAIEAGLLPRDVGPRAEFP, encoded by the coding sequence ATGCTCGACAAGACGGACGACATTTCGGTTTCCGCCGACAATTGGCTTGTGCAGTTCGAGGACGCGCTGGCAAGCCCCGACGATGTGCTGCTGAAGCCACTGTTCCATCCCGACAGCTACTGGCGCGACGTGCTGGCGCTGAGCTGGAACATCCAGACCGTCAATCGCGCATTTGCGATCCTCGAGGAACTGCCCGCGCATGCGCGGCGCAGCGCGCCATACAACTTCCGCATCGACGCCGGTCGTGCGGCGCCGCGGCGGGTGATGCGCGCCGGCACGCAGGCGATCGAGGCGATCTTCAAGTTCGAGACGTCCGTTGGCCGTGGCCACGGCATCGTGCGGCTGGTTCCCGATGCTGCCGACGACAACCGGCTGAAGGCCTGGACGCTGCTCACCGCGCTTGAGGAGTTCAAGGGCTTTGAGGAGCAGCAGGGCCACACGCGGCCGCGCGGGCAGGCCTATTCCCGCGACTTCCGCGGACCCAACTGGCTCGACCAGCGCAAGACGTCCGCCGAATATGCCGACCGCGATCCTGATGTGCTGGTGGTCGGCGGCGGACAGGCGGGGCTCGCGATCGCGGCACGGCTCAAACAGCTCGGCGTCGACACGCTGATCGTCGACCGCGAGGCGCGTATCGGCGACAATTGGCGCAAGCGCTATCACGCGCTGACCCTGCACAACCAGGTGCAAGTCAATCACCTGCCCTATATGCCGTTCCCGCCGAACTGGCCGGTCTATATTCCGAAGGACAAGCTCGCCAACTGGTTCGAAGCTTACGTCGACGCCATGGAGCTAAACTTCTGGACCGGCACCGAATTCGCGGGCGGCAGCTATGACGACGCAAAGGGACGCTGGAACATCGAACTGCGCCGCACGGACGGCACGACGCGCAGAATGCAACCGCGCCATGTCGTGATGGCGACCGGCGTCAGCGGCATTCCGAACTTGCCCGAAATTCCCGCACTGAAGAACTTTGCCGGCAAGGTCATGCATTCCAGCCGCTATGAGGACGGCGAGGACTGGCATGGCAAGCACGCGCTCGTGATCGGCACCGGCAACAGCGGCCACGACATCGCGCAGGATTTGCATTCGTCCGGCGCCGAGGTCACGCTGGTGCAGCGCTCCTCGACCCTGATCACCAATATCGAGCCGTCGGCGCAGCTCGCTTATGCCGCCTACAACGAGGGCACGCTCGAGGACAACGATTTGATCGCGACCTCGATGCCGCTCGTGCTCGCCAGGCGCAGCCACGTGCTGATGACCGAACGGTCGAAGGAGCTCGACAAGCCGCTGCTCGACCGCCTCGCCCGTGTCGGATTCAAGCTCGATTTCGGCGACGGCGGCACCGGCTGGCAGTTCAAATACCTCACCCGCGGCGGCGGCTATTACTTCAATGTCGGCTGCTCCGATCTCGTCGCGAGCGGCGCGATCAGGCTCAAACAGTTTACCGACATCGAGACCTTCGTGCCCGAGGGCGCGCGGCTGAAGAGTGGCGAGACGGTTGCGGCCGACCTCATCGTGCTCGCGACCGGTTACCGGCCGCAGGAAGAGCTGGTGAAAAAACTGTTCGGCGAGGCGATGGCCGCGAAGGTCGGCCCGATCTGGGGCTTCGGCGACGGCCAGGAGCTCCGCAACATGTACACCCGCACGCCGCAGCCCGGGCTGTGGTTCATCGCCGGCAGCCTCGCGCAATGCCGCATCAACTCGCAATACCTCGCGCTGCAGATCAAGGCGATCGAGGCCGGCCTGTTGCCGCGCGACGTCGGGCCGCGCGCCGAGTTTCCCTAA
- a CDS encoding chloride channel protein: MTTTTSSYIEAPRRLRAFVRAHETSLVVLAALIGAVGGLVVATMSGLVTMLHAVLFNLPWGERLSSQPSIDPLRAIVVPGVGGLLLGIAFLLLLRVRPAREIDPIEANALYGGRMSFRGSVIVALQTIWSSGVGASVGLEAGYTQLASGLAASLGRGFHLRRNDQRIMVGCGAAAAIAGAFGAPLAGAFYAFELVIGGYTPASLTPVGVAAVTGYFVAHAFALLPLGVGVGTVGDLLGRDIAIATLLGIIAALTGIAIMRGVTLCERLLTKIRLWSPLRPALGGLVVGAMALVTPQVMSSGHGALHVAGIVAMPLAVIAGIFVLKALASIVSLGTGFRGGLFFATLFMGALGGRLFAAGVDVVWPGLSLDPNAYAVIGMSALSASVIGGPLTMSFIALESTGNLWLSAAVLAAVIISTMITRELFGYSFATWRLHLRGETIRSAADVGWIRDLTVGKMMRQDMATVDAAMPIKLFREKFPPGSKTQVVAVDGQGCYAGLALVADAHAPDIAADKGLASILRYADVVLHPVMNIQEAIAVFDAAEAESLAVVEGDGDRRPIGLLTEAHAMRRYAEESEQRRREVIGEV, from the coding sequence ATGACGACCACGACGTCCAGCTATATAGAGGCGCCGCGCCGGCTGCGCGCATTCGTGCGCGCGCACGAAACAAGCCTGGTGGTGCTGGCCGCGCTGATCGGGGCCGTGGGTGGGCTCGTGGTGGCGACCATGAGCGGACTGGTCACAATGCTGCATGCCGTGCTGTTCAATTTGCCGTGGGGTGAGCGGCTGTCGAGCCAGCCGAGCATCGATCCGCTGCGGGCGATCGTGGTTCCAGGGGTCGGCGGACTGTTGCTGGGCATCGCGTTTCTCCTGCTGCTCCGGGTCCGCCCGGCGCGCGAGATCGACCCGATCGAGGCCAACGCGCTCTATGGCGGGCGGATGTCGTTCCGCGGCAGCGTGATCGTGGCGCTGCAGACGATCTGGTCGAGCGGTGTCGGCGCCTCGGTCGGGCTCGAGGCGGGCTACACCCAGCTCGCCAGCGGCCTGGCCGCCTCGCTCGGCCGCGGCTTCCACCTCCGCCGCAACGACCAGCGAATCATGGTCGGATGCGGCGCGGCGGCGGCGATCGCCGGCGCGTTCGGCGCGCCGCTGGCGGGGGCCTTCTATGCTTTCGAACTTGTGATCGGCGGCTATACGCCGGCCAGCCTGACCCCGGTCGGCGTGGCCGCGGTCACCGGCTATTTCGTCGCCCATGCCTTCGCGCTGCTGCCACTCGGCGTTGGCGTCGGCACCGTCGGCGATCTGCTCGGGCGCGATATCGCGATCGCCACGCTGCTCGGCATCATCGCAGCCCTGACCGGCATTGCGATCATGCGCGGGGTAACGCTGTGCGAGAGGCTGCTCACGAAGATCCGGCTTTGGTCGCCGCTGCGGCCGGCGCTGGGCGGGCTTGTCGTCGGCGCGATGGCGCTGGTGACGCCGCAGGTGATGTCGTCCGGCCACGGCGCGCTGCATGTCGCGGGCATCGTGGCGATGCCGCTCGCCGTCATCGCCGGCATCTTCGTGCTGAAGGCCCTGGCTTCCATCGTCTCGCTCGGCACCGGCTTCCGCGGCGGATTGTTCTTCGCCACGCTGTTCATGGGCGCGCTGGGCGGCCGCCTGTTCGCCGCCGGCGTCGACGTCGTGTGGCCGGGACTGAGCCTTGATCCCAACGCCTATGCGGTGATCGGCATGAGCGCGTTGTCGGCCTCGGTGATCGGCGGTCCGCTGACGATGTCGTTCATCGCGCTGGAATCGACCGGCAATCTGTGGCTCTCCGCCGCGGTGCTGGCCGCGGTCATCATCTCGACCATGATCACGCGCGAACTGTTCGGCTATTCATTCGCGACCTGGCGGCTGCATCTGCGCGGCGAGACCATTCGCAGCGCCGCCGATGTCGGCTGGATCCGCGATCTCACCGTCGGCAAGATGATGCGGCAGGACATGGCGACGGTGGATGCCGCGATGCCGATCAAGCTGTTCCGCGAGAAATTCCCGCCGGGCTCGAAGACGCAGGTCGTCGCGGTCGATGGTCAGGGGTGTTACGCGGGATTGGCCCTGGTCGCGGACGCTCATGCGCCCGATATAGCGGCCGACAAGGGGCTTGCGTCCATCCTGCGCTACGCGGATGTGGTGCTGCATCCGGTGATGAACATCCAGGAAGCGATCGCGGTGTTCGATGCCGCCGAGGCGGAGTCGCTTGCCGTGGTCGAGGGCGACGGCGACCGCCGGCCGATCGGCCTGCTCACCGAGGCGCATGCGATGCGGCGTTATGCGGAAGAATCGGAGCAGCGCCGGCGCGAGGTGATCGGCGAGGTTTGA
- a CDS encoding peptidyl-alpha-hydroxyglycine alpha-amidating lyase family protein: MTAILGTGEHRYRAVENFAKLPDGWSLTDVASVAVDSKDRIYVFNRGAHPMVVLDREGNFIRSWGEGVFSRAHGLHIDAADNLYCTDDGDHTVRKCSVDGKVLLTIGIPNKPAPFMSGEPFHRCTHTALSPKGEIYVSDGYGNACVHKYTPDGRLIKTWGEPGTDPGQFNIVHNIATDADGWVYVADRENHRVQVFDGNGKYETQWNNLHRPCALCCCGSGKRPNFVIGELGPGMAVNRKVPNLGPRLSIVDAKGNRIARLGGEHGPGVESGKFLAPHGIALDSRGDIYVGEVGVTDWKTSFPDTEMPAAVRVTRCLQKLEKV; encoded by the coding sequence ATGACTGCCATCCTCGGCACCGGCGAGCATCGCTACCGCGCGGTGGAGAATTTCGCGAAGCTGCCCGACGGCTGGAGCTTGACCGACGTCGCGTCCGTCGCGGTCGACAGCAAGGACCGCATCTATGTCTTCAACCGCGGCGCCCATCCGATGGTGGTGCTCGACCGCGAGGGCAACTTCATCCGAAGTTGGGGCGAAGGCGTGTTCTCGCGCGCCCACGGCCTGCATATCGACGCCGCCGACAATCTCTATTGCACCGATGATGGCGACCACACTGTGCGCAAGTGCTCTGTTGACGGCAAGGTGCTGCTGACGATCGGCATCCCGAACAAGCCCGCGCCGTTCATGAGCGGCGAGCCGTTCCACCGTTGCACCCATACGGCCCTCTCGCCGAAGGGCGAGATCTATGTCTCGGACGGCTACGGCAACGCCTGCGTCCACAAATACACGCCGGACGGCAGGCTGATCAAAACCTGGGGCGAGCCCGGCACCGATCCCGGCCAGTTCAACATCGTGCACAACATCGCGACCGACGCCGACGGTTGGGTCTATGTCGCCGACCGCGAGAACCACCGCGTGCAGGTGTTCGACGGCAACGGCAAATACGAGACGCAGTGGAACAATCTGCACCGGCCCTGCGCGCTCTGCTGCTGTGGGAGCGGCAAGCGGCCGAACTTCGTCATCGGCGAGCTCGGCCCCGGCATGGCCGTCAACCGCAAGGTGCCCAATCTCGGCCCGCGGCTGTCGATCGTCGACGCCAAGGGCAACCGCATCGCCCGCCTAGGCGGCGAGCACGGTCCAGGCGTGGAGAGTGGAAAATTCCTGGCGCCGCACGGCATCGCGCTCGATTCACGAGGCGACATCTATGTCGGCGAGGTCGGCGTCACCGACTGGAAGACCAGCTTTCCGGATACCGAGATGCCGGCGGCGGTGCGCGTGACGCGCTGCTTGCAGAAGCTGGAGAAGGTTTGA
- a CDS encoding IS701 family transposase has product MIRDLMIGGASVEDTLTLWASSLRDAKQRIRPLFTQERVAASAGQFLDGLLGNEPRKTGWMRAEAAGDPGPWRQQAILGRGQWDADALRDIVREYALETLGDEDAVLVIDETGFLKQGKASCGVARQYTGSAGKITNCQIGVFASYVSRHGHAFIDRALYLPKEWTDEPARLKAAHVPSDVSFATKPRIAHQMIARAIAAKVPFSFVAADSVYGTGAIETLLRKAGKGYVLGVASNHVFYSWGKQQPVAGTASTIAQSLPKKAWRRLPSGEGTKGPRWHDWAYLELADLDAGEYNDDLAGEWTRGLLIRRNIADNSLAFFSTWCPKGTSMQKLVSVEGHRWAIEDSFETAKNELGLDHNETRSWHGWHRHVSLVMLAFATMAVIRHRANTGALLKKTRPRPRPKHRS; this is encoded by the coding sequence ATGATTCGGGATCTGATGATTGGTGGCGCGTCGGTTGAGGATACGCTGACGCTGTGGGCTTCGTCGTTGCGAGATGCCAAGCAACGCATCCGTCCGCTGTTTACGCAAGAGCGGGTCGCGGCCTCGGCGGGGCAATTTCTCGACGGACTGTTGGGCAACGAGCCGCGCAAGACGGGTTGGATGCGGGCGGAAGCGGCTGGCGATCCAGGCCCGTGGCGCCAGCAGGCGATTCTGGGTCGGGGGCAGTGGGATGCCGACGCGCTGCGCGATATTGTACGTGAGTACGCGCTGGAAACGCTGGGTGACGAGGACGCGGTTCTGGTCATCGATGAGACCGGCTTTTTGAAACAGGGCAAGGCCTCGTGTGGGGTCGCGCGCCAGTACACTGGCTCGGCGGGCAAGATCACCAATTGCCAGATCGGAGTGTTTGCCTCCTATGTGTCGCGGCATGGCCATGCCTTCATCGATCGGGCGCTCTACCTGCCAAAGGAATGGACGGACGAACCCGCTCGCCTGAAGGCCGCACATGTCCCGAGCGATGTGAGCTTTGCGACGAAGCCCCGGATCGCGCATCAAATGATCGCTCGCGCGATCGCCGCAAAGGTGCCGTTCTCGTTCGTAGCAGCGGACAGCGTGTATGGCACGGGAGCGATCGAAACCCTGCTGCGCAAGGCGGGCAAAGGCTATGTTCTGGGGGTTGCTTCCAATCACGTGTTCTATTCCTGGGGCAAGCAGCAGCCTGTCGCCGGCACTGCCTCTACGATCGCGCAGAGCCTTCCCAAGAAGGCCTGGCGCCGCCTGCCGTCCGGCGAAGGAACCAAAGGTCCGCGCTGGCACGACTGGGCCTATCTTGAGCTGGCCGATCTCGACGCCGGCGAATACAACGACGACCTTGCCGGGGAATGGACCCGAGGTCTTCTGATCCGCCGCAATATTGCCGACAACAGCTTAGCCTTCTTCTCCACATGGTGCCCCAAGGGCACGTCCATGCAGAAGCTGGTATCCGTGGAAGGCCATCGCTGGGCCATCGAAGACAGCTTCGAAACCGCCAAGAACGAGCTCGGTCTTGATCACAACGAAACCCGCTCCTGGCATGGCTGGCATCGCCATGTCTCACTGGTCATGCTTGCCTTCGCCACGATGGCCGTCATCCGTCATCGGGCCAACACCGGAGCATTGCTTAAAAAAACGCGACCGCGGCCCCGACCGAAGCATCGTTCTTGA
- a CDS encoding HNH endonuclease — protein sequence MNAHVSQGGWPVLVLNADFRPLSYYPLSLWSWQDAIKAVFLDRVNIVEYYDRAVRSPSFEIQLPSVVSLKSFVKPSTHPAFTRFNVFLRDRFVCQYCLSADDLTFDHIIPRSKGGQTTWENVVAACSPCNLRKGNLTPQQAKMFPKQTPYAPTVHQLHRNGRLFPPNYLHESWLDYLYWDTELDP from the coding sequence TTGAACGCACATGTCTCGCAAGGCGGATGGCCGGTCCTGGTGCTGAACGCGGACTTCCGGCCGCTGAGTTACTACCCGCTGTCGCTCTGGTCCTGGCAGGACGCGATCAAGGCGGTGTTCCTCGATCGTGTCAACATCGTCGAGTATTACGACAGGGCGGTACGAAGTCCTTCCTTCGAAATCCAGCTGCCGAGCGTCGTATCCCTCAAGTCCTTCGTTAAGCCGAGCACCCACCCCGCCTTCACCCGCTTCAACGTCTTCCTCCGCGACCGCTTCGTCTGCCAATACTGTCTCTCGGCCGACGACCTCACCTTCGATCACATCATTCCGCGCAGCAAGGGTGGCCAGACCACCTGGGAGAACGTCGTCGCCGCCTGCTCGCCCTGCAATCTGCGCAAGGGGAATTTGACGCCGCAGCAGGCCAAGATGTTTCCGAAGCAGACGCCCTACGCCCCGACGGTGCACCAACTCCACCGCAACGGCCGGCTGTTTCCGCCGAACTACCTGCACGAAAGCTGGCTCGACTATCTCTACTGGGATACGGAGCTCGATCCGTAG
- a CDS encoding efflux RND transporter periplasmic adaptor subunit — MSGPGRQPDNAQSGRRRRVTWGALLAAVVLIVGLVCYGAWQRGQTSAMAQQTLKHEQNMVPTVRTRSISATTNPRTFSLTGTTEAFESATLFARATGYIKERRVDIGSRVHAGDLLVTIAAPDLDQQLVQARAQMTQLEAALEQARANEQLARSNNERTSRLVGQGWQSEQQGDTDRLSFAAQSAAVRVATANLTAQQAQVSRLEQLTGFERVTAPFDGIITSRQVDVGSLVTADTATGSPLFSIARTNTLRVQSYVPQDAALAIKDGAEADVIVPEIPGRTFRGTISRNANALQAGTRTLLTEVDIDNADGTLHPGLYCTVRFSVPRRRPAIIVPAEAVIFDERGLSIAVAAGGRAHVRHIELEADNGAEVEVKQGLNAGERVILNPPIDIADGMPIKDGDANGETAAAQ; from the coding sequence ATGAGCGGGCCCGGACGGCAGCCCGATAACGCCCAATCCGGGCGGCGGCGCCGCGTCACCTGGGGCGCTCTGTTGGCCGCGGTTGTGCTGATCGTCGGTCTCGTCTGCTACGGTGCCTGGCAGCGCGGGCAAACCAGTGCGATGGCTCAGCAAACATTGAAGCATGAGCAGAACATGGTCCCGACGGTGCGCACCAGGTCGATCAGTGCGACAACCAACCCGAGAACGTTCAGTCTGACGGGCACGACGGAGGCGTTCGAAAGCGCCACGCTGTTTGCGCGGGCGACGGGATACATCAAAGAGCGCAGGGTCGACATCGGCAGTCGTGTGCACGCCGGCGATCTCCTGGTGACAATAGCAGCGCCTGACCTTGACCAGCAGCTGGTTCAGGCGCGGGCGCAGATGACCCAACTCGAAGCCGCGCTGGAACAGGCGCGCGCCAACGAGCAACTCGCACGTTCAAACAATGAGCGGACATCCCGCCTTGTGGGGCAGGGCTGGCAATCAGAGCAGCAGGGAGATACTGACCGCCTGTCGTTCGCGGCGCAGTCGGCGGCAGTCCGCGTCGCCACAGCCAATCTCACCGCCCAACAGGCGCAAGTCTCGCGGCTTGAGCAACTCACGGGCTTCGAGCGCGTGACCGCGCCCTTCGACGGCATCATCACCTCCCGTCAGGTCGATGTCGGCAGCCTGGTGACTGCGGATACTGCAACCGGCTCGCCATTGTTTTCGATCGCGCGCACCAATACTCTGCGGGTCCAGTCTTACGTACCACAGGACGCCGCGCTCGCGATCAAGGACGGTGCAGAAGCCGACGTCATCGTCCCGGAGATTCCGGGGCGGACGTTCCGGGGAACGATCTCCCGCAATGCCAACGCTCTGCAGGCCGGTACACGGACCCTGTTGACGGAAGTCGACATCGACAACGCTGACGGCACGCTTCATCCCGGCCTTTACTGCACGGTCCGGTTCAGTGTTCCCCGCAGGCGGCCCGCGATCATCGTGCCGGCTGAAGCGGTGATCTTCGATGAGCGGGGCCTCAGCATTGCGGTTGCCGCAGGCGGTCGCGCACATGTGCGCCACATCGAGCTTGAAGCGGACAATGGGGCTGAGGTCGAGGTCAAGCAGGGTCTCAATGCGGGCGAACGGGTCATACTGAACCCGCCAATTGACATTGCCGATGGCATGCCGATCAAGGACGGCGATGCAAATGGCGAGACTGCCGCTGCGCAATAG